The following coding sequences lie in one Oncorhynchus kisutch isolate 150728-3 linkage group LG3, Okis_V2, whole genome shotgun sequence genomic window:
- the LOC109873235 gene encoding complexin-3 — protein MAFMVKQMVGGHVKNLTGGLTEEKPEGEKSEAAAAGMTQEEFEQYQQQLEEEKQERDASFAQKKAERATVRSHFRDKYRLPKNELDDTQIQQAGDDVELPTELAKMIADDNKEEASKTSVLGHLTNIQNVDMDQLKDKAQATLEDLKQSAEKCNLM, from the exons atggcTTTTATGGTGAAACAAATGGTGGGAGGGCATGTGAAGAACCTGACCGGGGGGTTGACTGAGGAAAAGCCCGAAGGAGAGAAATCGGAAGCCGCAGCGGCAGGAATGACCCAGGAGGAATTTGAACAATATCAACAACAGTTAGAGGAGGAAAA GCAGGAACGAGATGCTAGTTTTGCCCAGAAGAAAGCTGAGAGGGCAACAGTTAGAAGTCACTTCCGGGACAAATACAGACTGCCAAAG AATGAGCTGGATGACACTCAGATCCAGCAGGCGGGGGATGACGTGGAGCTGCCCACAGAGCTAGCCAAGATGATCGCTGACGACAACAAGGAGGAGGCGTCCAAAACGTCTGTCCTGGGCCATCTGACCAACATCCAGAATGTGGACATGGACCAGCTGAAGGACAAGGCCCAGGCCACACTGGAAGACCTCAAACAGTCCGCTGAAAAGTGCAATCTCATGtga
- the LOC109888462 gene encoding growth arrest-specific protein 1, producing MNSWCSALALFSSVLLALDAQLICWQALLRCHEEADCELAYSQYLAACEGNIRGTRRQCPSHCINALIRLNHTRNGPYLERCDCGQDMECRDAKRAIEPCLPRRYPGDAGGIGCTEARQRCEEDTGCHSSLTAYLSYCGQLFNGRKCSSRCKATIQQMLFIPNGMLLNQCVCDGVERPFCEVVKENMSKLCQIGDHSVISDQADMDDMYEDEDYDSKTEEIYPPDSNSSSSQLSSYMALLCIILARIFF from the coding sequence ATGAACAGTTGGTGCAGCGCTCTGGCGCTCTTCTCATCGGTGCTGTTGGCGCTAGATGCCCAGTTAATATGTTGGCAAGCCCTGCTCCGATGCCATGAGGAGGCAGACTGTGAGCTTGCATATAGCCAGTATCTAGCCGCCTGTGAAGGAAACATTAGAGGCACCAGGAGGCAATGCCCCAGCCACTGTATCAACGCGTTGATAAGACTGAATCACACCCGCAACGGTCCTTACCTCGAGAGGTGTGACTGTGGTCAGGACATGGAGTGTAGGGATGCAAAGCGGGCGATTGAGCCATGCCTCCCCCGAAGGTATCCTGGAGACGCGGGGGGGATAGGATGCACAGAGGCCCGTCAACGCTGTGAGGAGGACACCGGCTGCCACTCCTCCCTGACAGCCTACTTGTCTTACTGTGGGCAACTCTTCAATGGCAGGAAATGCTCGTCCAGGTGCAAGGCCACAATACAACAGATGctattcatcccaaatggcatgctACTAAACCAGTGTGTGTGCGACGGGGTGGAAAGGCCGTTCTGTGAGGTAGTCAAGGAGAACATGAGCAAACTTTGCCAGATTGGAGACCACAGTGTTATTTCAGACCAGGCAGATATGGACGATATGTATGAGGATGAAGACTATGATTCGAAAACAGAGGAGATATATCCTCCTGACTCAAATTCTAGTTCCTCGCAGCTGTCGAGCTATATGGCCTTATTATGCATAATTCTTGCACGGATATTCTTTTGA